Part of the Cryptococcus neoformans var. neoformans JEC21 chromosome 11 sequence genome, CCACCCCCAGTTCTCTTCTTAGTTCTCCTATGCCCTGctcccatctcttctcccaataTACCGTCACGAGGCTCCTCCCTTCCCGCCCCGTCCTTAGTGCCCAGGGTACCCAATCTCGCGTCCAggtctcttttctctttaaCCTCAGAGGACCGAAAACAGAAGAGAGGAGTGCTACGGGGAGGGACATATTGGAGAATTCGAGGACTTTGAGGGATAGTTCGTGTGGAAGAGTGGGGggtaaggagaagagggtgtGATAGAGATCGTGGGTTTGGCGGTAACGAAGCATTGTGTATGCTAAGAGTGGAGAATCGATGTATTGCACCTGGGGTTTGCATCAGCTCCAATTAATTCCTCAAGTTAAAAGCGTTGAAAGGCTCACAGGAGCTCGGCTCTCTGGTTCCAgccctccacctcccaacCACTCTACATATTCTCTCCCCAGCGTGCCCCTCTTCAGTTCTTTCAGTTTCTCAATCGTCTTATTCGTAATCTCCGGTCGATCCTTCATAATCTGTCTCCCCTCAGGCgtcattttcatcttctcgtGTAGCGCCGGAAGGAAAATACCGGCTGTGGACTCCGAGAGGGAAGCGATGAGATCACCGCGTGTGACGTCGAGGACGCCGACAACGCCTGACCCAACTGCGAGGAGGGCGTTTTGGGCGGGAGAAAGGGGGATATGGCCTGGGTAATTAAGTTTGCGGGTGAGGAGGCGGGGACAGGGGCGCATGGTGAATGATTTGACAGAGAAATAGGCGGAGAAACTAATAAGTGGAACGAGGAAATCGGCGGAGGTCGGATCGAAGAGTGATAATTCCAGGGGAATTGCCAACGTCATCACTTTTTGCGTGCGACGCGCTTAGTTGTGGGCGACTCGGATTACCGAAGTCACCAAGACCAGTTTTCCTTATCTCCCGCCCGGTGGTCCGCTCGTACCGGATCTCTGTTCACAAACGCATGCATTGTTTGTACTTTTTTTCTCAATAGACAAGATGTCtatctcatcctctcagCAATCAATATGTCCTACACCTCTGCGGAGCTTCTTGACGCCTTTCTCTCCACTACCGACGATAAGATTATCCCACTCACCGCAGCAGGTGTTGCGGCGGGGTGTAAAGTCTTTGGTGCGGCTATCTTGCGAAAGAGTGATTTGAGCGTGGTCGTGGTGGCGACCAACAATGAGacctcctcccctcttCTTGTAAGTAAGATTGAATTTAAGAATTCATAATGCAGTGCCAGTGCTGATACAATTCGAACAGCACGGAGAGATCAATTGTATTCAGCATTTTTACGCTCTTCCTGCGGATCAGAGACCGTTGCCTAGCGAGTGTGTCTTCTTCGCTACCCATGAACCTTGCTCACTTTGTAAGCTTTGTCTATATAGTAAAGCTCCAGTAAAGCTCCAGCTAACCCACCAAAGGTCTCTCTGGTATAACCTGGTCGGGGTTCGACAACCActacttcctcttcacatACGAAGACACCCGAGACGCATTCAACATTCCCCATGATATTCGTATTCTTGAACAAGTTTTCAAGGTTCCGGCTTCTTCAGAGTTACCATCTGAATTTGCAAATCGACCGCTTTACAACAAGTCAAACGAGTTTTGGACAGCACGTTCAGTGGCGGAGTTGATcgaggatttggagggtgatgagaaggaggctaTGAAGACAAGAGCGCAAGAGGTCAAATACAAGTACAATGGGCTTTCAAAAGTGTATCAGGACGGTAAGGGGAATGCTGGCATACCGCTTGCTTAGTAAGGGGAGTGAGTTAGAAAGTTGATACTTGTTACCTTATGTTACGCTTATTCATTAAAATCGTTTAAAGAACAAGTAATCTATTGGCGTCAAACAGGAATCTTCTATCTATAACCAATTGTTATTACAGTATTCACCCACCATACCCACAATAGAACTCACACCTTTCACGGATTTGATAAGAAGGAAACAAATCGCTTAGAACTCTCCTGGACCCCTACCAAAGTAACTTCCACTTGGAACAGTCAACCATGGTGTCCCTTTGGCATCATCCGTGTCGGATCCAACAGTGTTACCCCACCAATTCAACTTGACACCATTGTAGCTaagagcgaagaagatgatgatggtggcgAGTGCCGTACCAGTATCCATGGCAGCTTGGGTTAGGtctggagaaggaaaactGCATAAGCGTtgccaaaaaagaaaaggaaggagttgaACTTACAATTGTATCGCTTCCACCAAGCAAAGGCCCGCCTTCGGATGAGGTAGTTGAAAATGAAACCAAAGATGAACCAAAGAGAATATTGGGCTGATGACAGCAGTCAGCTAAGGGCGAATGGAGTTTGGTCGAGCTCAGACTTACTAGTGTTGGCGGGAGGGATATTGCCTAAAAGGCTTCGTCATTATCTGAGGTCAAGCATGTAGGGAAGGAAAATTTACCTGCAgcattgaagaagacgggCACGTTAATATACTTGACCCAGCTGCTAGGGTATCGTCGGTAAACAAGGTAGACGAGCACAGTAACCACAGGCTGAACAATTCACTTTTTAGCAATATCTTAttccaaaaaaaaagtacCTACGccaatgaggaagaagtacATCAAACCATTGTAAACCTGGCCCGCCTGGAACATCCTTTGAGGACCAATGGTACCCCAGATAAGAGACGCGTTGTACACCACCTTCGCGCCCGCACAAGTGAATCGGTCGGAATTTGTAGGTTGACAGAGGTCTTTGATGTTGCCGATCATCCATCTAAGCACTGGGCCGCCGTCAGCATGGGACATCCAAGGCGAAAGGCGAGCCTTACCTCCGGTCTGAGTCATTGTAGCCAAAAGGGTAGAGTAGATCTGCGCCCAGAAAAGAGTTCGGGGAGGGATTTTCTACCAGTCCCGTCAGTTGATAGTTGGGATAGGTTATTTATGATAATTCACCATGTACTGACCGAGCTTGAGATCTTGAGCGAAATCCATACCATGTTTCTGTTTCATCGTCAGTCGTTGGT contains:
- a CDS encoding ubiquinone metabolism-related protein, putative; amino-acid sequence: MRPCPRLLTRKLNYPGHIPLSPAQNALLAVGSGVVGVLDVTRGDLIASLSESTAGIFLPALHEKMKMTPEGRQIMKDRPEITNKTIEKLKELKRGTLGREYVEWLGGGGLEPESRAPVQYIDSPLLAYTMLRYRQTHDLYHTLFSLPPTLPHELSLKVLEFSNMSLPVALLSSVFGPLRLKRKETWTRDWVPWALRTGREGRSLVTVYWEKRWEQGIGELRRELGVERNDAEGVEARWGGYRKIREVERELRRKGEWVDEPEDW